The nucleotide window cgggtcatacccgcgcgagggccgagcttccctcgcccgaggTCAGAACCAGCTATTCCATGGTGCCCGCCACCTCGACATCGACCACCTCCTATGCttgggaagtatcatcggaggagatcggatggacctccgcctcccgggcgctctcccacaATGatggcgggccttgaaccaagggtgccaccgaggcctccgccgccttcatctccacttcctgggccgacGGCCTCGCCGCGATCacgtcggcctcggtggtcctaggggctCCAACCTCCagcatcgtggcctcggtggtcgtggGGGCTCCGGCCCCCGCCGCTGCGGCCTCGGCGGTCCTAggcgccccggcctccgtcgccttAGCCTCGGAGACcctaggggcctcgacctcgatggcctcagcaactgagggcacctcggccccatctgactcacggGCCTCACCCTCGCggggcggaggcgctccctcccccatcTGTGTTGGGGtcgcctcggtagcccctccttgggtgaccggctccttcgggtcggccctcgccgatgccaTGCCACGTTGTATGGCGGCTTACGCCTCCGCCACCCCGTGGGCGGTGGAGCCgaggttcaccttgagcgccttaaggggcgccaaggtaggcacctccgcaggtcgcTTCTGGCTAAAGACAAAATACTTACAGAGTCAGCATGAGACCAAAGGACGAACAGAAAATGCTATGACTCTGTCGAAAAAGatgcttacctcgagcggggcagCAACCGCTTCGGCATGGCGACCCTCCTCTACgcaggtggtggcggtggcagaggcaCGGCCTCTATATCTGCTGGCACCGGCTGGTCTTCGATGGACCACGGCACCCCCTCAGTCCCCTATGGGGGTAGTTGCATTGCCCCCGCCGCCACTTGCTCCACcgctgccgtcgagcccaccgagCTGATGGCACGCTTTCCCAACActcgcgcctcgggcgtgtcggccttggccctGAGGCGGGCGATTTTCAGCCCtggggcagctcctcctcctccccctaggaGCGCCGGGTTGCTTGCCGATGCCCCGGGCATCGTCTCCccaacatcagggagatggtctaggggaccccgccccatcttgCCCTCATCATCTCCGTCCGAGGCGTTTGTCGATAGCGACGTCGATGGGGACGCCTCCAATGGGAGACTGTCCTTCCTTTGCTGCCAACGGCGCTTCTCCAGTTCCTCACGcgcaaggatcttcttcgtgcgcttcaccaccttggcgtcctttcgcctCTTCTGTGCCTCGGCGTGCACTCGGTTGACCACCCGCTGCCTTGCATCCTCAGGAACgggtggcggggaggctcgcacgtccctcatcccctgcaggaatgaCGAACACggataagggaacaagaaacaatgagaaacggggaggcctcgggggctgcagcggtgcgtgacttaccagcgaaaggaaccgccgtgacgggcgcatcgcgaagggggtcaggccactgctcctcagcttcgcctccaccgtttCCCTCACCCagtgaagaatttcctcgtcggaaagggcagaggcagacatccagatgccctcgatcggctcatccaatctcatctcgaacaggcaccgccgccgagccatcagcggtagcacccttcggcggtggaaggtggccacgaccacagccgcagtAAGGCCGCGGTCccacagcctctccagcccctccaagAGTGGCTGCAGCTTGGGTTGATCCTCTCTCAGGacaccatacttccacctctccgggcagctccccacgatctgcccagtgtaggggggaagtccaccgtcgtcgttgcgaatatagaaccagctcgtgtaccagcggcgattggttGACGCAAGCTAGGCcgagatgtagaggtgctgacggtcctggcgcacttggagagtgtagccaccggccctcaccgccttcctcgtgcccgacgtacccatcggcttggtggtatgccccacccggaagaggtggagccacagctcccaatggggagcaatccctagatacccctcgcagacagcgacaAAAGTGGCCGCCTACgtgatggaattggggttgaagttgtggagctccacgccgtagtagtgcgggagcgcccacatgaaccggtccgctagaaggccgaggccacgctcgtgaaaagacacgaagctcacaaCGTAACCGTCATGGGGTCTCAGCTCTGGCTCacccgacggagcgatccactccggcctgttggggtcggtaaccgaacGAAGAAGTCtgccgtcgacgagcgactgaagcatctccacggtgacgtcggatggaccccaagggtccacctcgatgacaacaatgttGTCGGCCATGAGTGTGATGGAGGATTCGACTACAGCGGtgagtctctctctccctctctctctgcctcgcctctctcccttcttcctcccggtgctctctgctctagcgatggctcaagggcggcaaagctaatgcaggcaaggtaaggaggggaggggcgaggctcgttgcgtatttatgcaggatgaaGGTGAAATGGACGAGCGATGAATCGGTGAAGTTTCCCTTAGATTCGGCATGGTTAATCCtaatccgattttaccgcccacgtgcccacctttttctCGTTAATCGCGGGAACAGTTATGTTCCATCTGCTGacaccacgtcgcgtccaaccgctACAGCGGCAGGCGTCGTTCCGCCTCCTCAAGAAAATTGCCTCAAAAGGCGTGCTTGCTGTTGTTGAGCCGATggggagatatccccccaccctattcctttcagacaaaggaactaggcgccgagcccattacggtccaggggttcgaaggctaggcccctaagggtttcgacagctgccctagggcaatagagtcagggatgaccacgggcgagcccacacggggccgaggcccaagcaagcgaaacacttgggacaccctaagtcatgtctgagaccagctgggaggtctccgaatgggatcccatcgtagggaggcaccgagccaccggggcccagtgaacggccccgcacccactagagaaaccctctggtactcttggagtgcatctctggaccgctagatgacccctagcgaacggggcatgggcctccactcggacttacccgataacagctcactggaagtgCCACTGCTCACGCCCATTGAGGGTAGCCTGgtatattccacccctccttccaagcgaaaaggaagcgcgagggtcgtacaaaaagctaagggaacccctgacggccctcttgctccgtgcagaggctaaggggctcttcctgcaatcttgccgagacccagcgacctaggctcgcacttgagggggctcggcaaaacaacccctccttccgagtgaaaaggacgtgtgagggtcgtacaaaaagccaggggaactcctgacagccctc belongs to Miscanthus floridulus cultivar M001 chromosome 4, ASM1932011v1, whole genome shotgun sequence and includes:
- the LOC136548464 gene encoding uncharacterized protein — its product is MASARADPKEPVTQGGATEATPTQMGEGAPPPREGEARESDGAEVPSVAEAIEVEAPRVSEAKATEAGAPRTAEAAAAGAGAPTTTEATMLEVGAPRTTEADVIAARPSAQEVEMKAAEASVAPLVQGPPSLWESAREAEVHPISSDDTSQA